Genomic window (Drosophila ananassae strain 14024-0371.13 chromosome 3L, ASM1763931v2, whole genome shotgun sequence):
gttaataaaatataatttttcagAACTAACTATAACATAGATATACCGCCCTTaaaatctaataaaatatttttccaaaattcaaaacggaattgaaaatttttggttataaattgaaaattacgCTTAAATCGATTTGGctgttaaatttaatttgatggTCCTAATCCAATCGCGACCCAGCCAATAAAATTCGGTTGAGTCGTTTCCATTTCGCCATCCATCCCCATGCATTCATTCATCAAACATTTACAAACATGGACCATTCAATTCAAATTTGTTGACCATATTAACTAAAACGTCAATCGACAGAAACTCGTTTCCCATCACCGCCGCAGCCGTAGCCGGAGCCGGAGTCGCAGCCAACCAAAGTCAGTAACTCCCTTCCCCCTTGGTGCCCCCTTAGTTTTCCCCGGCTCGCTTTTCCTCGACGCCCCCATCGTAGTTGGGAAAAACTCAACGAAGCAAAGAGCGAGATATTTAAGAGAGAGCTCCAACTTTGGCGCTCTTGACAAGCACGTGGGGAGCtgcgaaaagaaaaataaaaactgggccgcgagagagacagagagcgGGCTGGAAAGAGCGCAgcatttttctttttccccAAGTGTTTTCTTTCTGTTGCTTTTGCCGCAAAATTCGTAAACAAATTCTGCGATTGGTGGAGCCGGTTTCTGGGCTGGGCGAAGTGGGGGAAATCGCTATTTCCCACCATGCCgtatgtgtgtgtctgtgtacTTGTGTGTAGTTTTTTGCGCCACGTTTTCCTCTTATTAACGCGTTTTTGTGATTGGGTTTGggtgctgctgccgctgctgctgcagttgttgtgtgcgtgtgagtgtgagtatgtgtgtgtgtgtgtggaaaaTTGCCTATGCGCCAGCCCCAAACTAcctaacaacaacaactatgCGAAATGAGTGTAATGAGCGAATGCCAGAATGAGAGGCAGCCAGCAACGTATTTGCCGCCTTCCATCCCATTCGCACATTACACATACGCCGCGTTATCtatgtatgaaatattttttttttattttgtgtccCAGCTCTGCCTTAgttttccacatttttttcCGTTGGGTTTTTCTAACTGCGTTGTCGTTGGCCAAAGTTGAGGCTGCAAACTAAAAAACGGCGCTGTACTGCCGtctctgctgccgctgctgagACTCTGTTAATGTTTTTTGCGTGTTTATGTTAATCGGCGCCACTGGCAGCGGCAGAGCTTTGCTTAGATGCTAGCCACCCTAGCTACCCTAGCCACCCACTCCACCCCAAAAAACACCTCCTCACCCCTTTAGTAAccgtaaaaaaaattgtacatgCCTCGCACATACATGGAGTgcgttttttctttttttttttttttgttgcatatactgagcccagaaaattttgtgtttttgtttgccagtGGATGGCTTGCTCTTTTCTTGGCCGTTTTTTTTATAACCTATAGGGTTAAATGGAAAACTGTGCGAGGGAGATAGTTGTTGGTGGGAAGAAAGACGAGTCCGGTTttttaattgcaatttttcattaattaaaatttgctTAGTTTGCATTTGAAAAGCGTTGCTGGGAAATAGAGCAGagaacaaaaaaaggagcGGAAATTTGTTTGGATTTATTGTGATTGAAGGTGCAGCAAATTGAATGTTCTATCTATTGGGCCTACATATGTAGATATAGGATGTGGATTTGGGTGCATGTGTTTGTAAATGGAATCTAGGAAGTGATTGAGGTGCCAGGAAGAGATGAGATGGCCGGGAAAAGGCAGTGTTTTTGATGGATGCATCCATTCTGTGGGATTATGGTCCAGGAAACGGCAATTACAGTTAAGCAATTCTTCAGAAACTCAAGGATACAGAGGGAGGAATCAGTATGTGGAACATCCTTAAACACTCTGCTAtacaatttattatatttttatgaaatatatcGCCTCTCAGGGTACCTGTCTAGAATGACATTAAAAACTACTATATtactataatatttaatttaaaactatttctacaTATTCATTTTCTGTAAATCTTCTTCCCTTTTCATCTCTATGGTATTTCCAGCTTCCCCACTAATTTGcgtgttttgtgcattttttatGCCTCTAGTTCCTGTTACCGGCTAACGGCAATTAATGATATGGCCACAGAGTCACAGCCACATCAAATGACAAGCCCTGGGAAAATGCACTCCAACTAACGCAAAAAGAGACATAGATGGACATACGAGAAGGTGGCAACCGAATGCCCCACTACCACTCCTACTCcaactcccactcccactctaCCAATTTGCCACTCGCCAGCCAACCAATGCATGAAAACGCATTTTCCCCAACGAAAAGTCAAAAAGTGCGTAGCGCAGCCCACCCACCAATACCCACGCGCcctccacacacacaccgacGAGACGTGGAAGAGGGAATGCGATTGGTGGAACGCAAAAAGGACCTGAAAAAAACTCTAACACATAAACTCCCAGAAGAGAGCCCCGGGGAGGGGATGGACTGGAAGCAGGTTGACGAGCTCCGACCACAACAATACAAAAGTCAAATTAGTGGAAAATGCAAATGAACggcaaaaaatgttaaaacccagcaacaacatcagtaacaaaagtaaaaacaacaaacaaaaaacataacgattgcataaaaaaatgtgCGACACTAGAAAATATAGACATCGGAGCGTTATGTACCAGAGCGGGGAAATTAGAGAGGAGGGTTAGAGCCGCAAAAGTGTTgcagccaaaaacaaaaaaagaaaataaaaattgtttccATATTATAATTACACGGCCCGGGGCGTCCAGTGACAAAACTGATGCATGCTTTTAGGCGCTGTTTTTTATGGGACCATGTGCGCTtatgtgtatatgtgtgtgtgtgatgtAGTGTATGTGCAATTTTTGCATAAAGTCAATTTTTGATAGACAGATTGCTTGATTTTCATCGACATTTAGCTGCACCTTGACAGCCATTAATGTTTTGTCCTTTTTACCGATTTCCCTAATTGATTTTTGTATCTGTGGGAGAAACTTCTCTTTCATTTCCACTAACTTTTAGCATTTGCCTTTTGCCTTAAATCTTTGGAATTATTTTGGTAGAAAGTTAAGACAATtatgataaaaaatatgtttttttcttGATATCAACTTGAAGTCTATGTTATCTATTatatcattaaaaaattaggTACACCGGAAAACGTGAAATTCCCTTTTAATCTGTTCAAACATATCTGCGTACATTGACGCCGCTTTTTTATATTCGCAATTATTTATCTTTTAATTAGAACtctttattcaaaaaattgtttatttacatTCGGCTTTAGCTTATCAGCAAGTGCCCAGCTGGTGGATAACCCTCTGAGATCTGGCTCGAAAGCAGATATGGCTAAGACAAAAAAAGGGAGTATACTAAACTGGCCTCTAAAATGCATTGGAGGCTTAtctggaaaatggaaaatgccaAGGTAGATCGCTTAGAAACCTTTTGGCCAAGTTCAAAGCCGATAGTCGTGTGCATTTGGCAAGGCCATTGGGCTTACAGAAGTTTATTTGCACAACTGCCAACTGTTTTTTATCATCTGCTGGAACGCGGCcttttcatttcgtttttaATTAGGTTTTGCGTTGTCTTGCCGGTATTAGGTGTGGGTGGCATTATCGTGCTAGCCCAGTTGAGTGCTGGCTTTGCAGCCGACAGGTCTGGCCAAAATGTTAAACCGCTATTTAATCTCAATAGTACTGCTGTCTCCCGCCGTTCTGGCCTACTTCGAGGGCTGTGACAACACCTATAATCTCAGTCCGGGTACTGTTTACGTGGAATCACCCTACTATCCCAACAATTATCCTGCCGGCACATCCTGTCGTTACAAGTTCATTGCACCCCTGGACCACTACATTCAGGTGCAATGCACCATTGCATTGCCATCGGTAGGGCATTACGGTGATAAATGACTCGAGTAATGGAAATAACTTAAGGGCCTCTTGTCTTTGCCACAGAATAATGGCCAGTGCAGCACGGACAACTTTTGGCTGGACAACGAAGGCGATCTTCTGATGCGCGGCGCTGAGAATTTCTGTGGTTCGGGAACCTTTTCGCGAGAGTCCCTGTTCACGGAACTGGTCTTTGCGTACATTTCCACGGGCACCAAGGGTGGCACCTTCAGGTGCACCCTGACCACCGTCAAACAGAACTGCAACTGCGGCTGGTCGGCCACCTCCAGGATAGCCAATGGACAGTCGGCGACTGCCAATGAGTTCCCCAGCATGGTGGCCCTCAAGGATGTtaccagcagccagccatcctTCTGCGGCGGAACCATAGGTGAGTTGCTTTCTAAAAAGGATGTAAATGATACAGGAAGTGTTCATTTCAGTGGCCCATCGTTATATTCTGACTGCTGCCCATTGTGTCTATCAGGTGACGCAGGCCACTAATGTGGTGGCCATAGCTGGAACCAACAACCTCTTGAATCGTGAGTAAGATAATGCTGACAATAAAGATATATCTTAAGCCCCCAATTAGCTTCCAGTTCGCGGTACTACCAGCAGTACAACATCCAGCAGATGATACCCCATGAGCAGTATGTCAGCGAGCCGAATGTGAACAATGATATTGCCGTTCTTGTAACAGCCAGCAATATTTTATGGTCCCGGGGCGTAGGACCTATTTGCCTACCCCCAGTGGGAACGTGAGTCTTGAGGATCAGGATCTCTAATCTGAATCTAAATCTTTCCTCTCCCGAATACAGAACAGCCTCGTTTTCGTACGAACAAGTTGATGTGATCGGTTGGGGAACGCTCTTCTTTGCGGGACCCACGTCCTCCAACCTGCAGAAGATCAACCTGATGGTGGTTAACAACCCGGACTGCCAATCGGAGTACAACGGAGTGGCTAATATATACTCCAGCCAGATGTGTACCTACGACTATTCGGGAACAAGCCGAGACTCCTGCCAGTACGATTCCGGTGGTCCAGTCATTCTACGGAAATCCAAGCAATTCCTCCTGGGAGTGATTAGCTTTGGCAAGAGCTGTGCCGAGACATCCTATCCAATGGGGGTGAACACCAGGGTAACATCGTACATCAGCTGGATACGCCAGAAAATTGGCAACTCCAATTGTGTGGTTACCttgcaataaaataaatgatcAAGCCAACTGACCTAGTTCCGTATCTCTTAACCTTCAAGATCGTATTTATTCATTTGATCCACGAATAAGTAAGATATAGCTGACAGTAAGCTGATGTAATCATATATAAGGGGAATTAACATCTGGTTAACTTCACAAGTGCCTCAGCTTCTCTCCAATGATGGCCGGGCTAAAATGGTCGGGTTTCCTGGCACTTCTCTTAGTCAGCTCGGCCTTTGGCCAACAGCAGTGCACTCGCATGTACGACTTGCAGCCGAATCGAGTCCTGAACATAACTAGTGCCAATTATCCTGGTGCTCTTCCCAGTGGCAGTAGCTGTAGATTCCGGCTGAGAGCTCCCAGCAATCATGTCATTCATCTAAGTTGCCGCTTCGAGGTGGTAAGTTGAAAATCGTGGTAATCGAATCaaggatttatttttttcctcccGGAAGTTCCCCGACACCTGCGGCTCAGAGTTTCTGTTCATTTCCCGGGATGGAGACTTGCAATTTCGGGATGCCGAGCGCTATTGCCGAATGGGCCAGATCACGAGGGTCTCCAACTTCCAGGCCATGGCCTTTGCCTACTATTCCAGCAGAACCTTCAGTCAGCAACGGGCCCGGCTCAGTTGCCAGGCGGTGGCCCGTCCAGTGCCCTGCGACTGCGGCTGGTCCTTTCCGGTTCGCATTGCCAACGGGGTGGAGGCGGCCAAGCACGAGTACCCGTCAATGGTGGGCCTCCGGGACTTGACCTCCAACCTGCCGATCTTCTGTGGAGGCAGCATTGTCAGCGATCGGTACATTATGACTGCAGCTCACTGTACTGCCCGGCAGCCGGTGGCCAGTCGCTTATTGGCCTTGGTGGGAGAACATGATCTCAGTACGGGTAAGTCCTTAAAGACCTTAATAATAGGACAATAATAGGACAGAATAACTTATTCTTTACAGCCAGCGAATCTATGTACGCCGCTCAATATCGCATTCAGAGTATTATTAATCATCCTGGATATTCAGAAACTACTTCCGGAAACATCAATGACATATCCTTGCTGCAAACTGCATCTCGAATAGAATGGTCCAGGGGAGTGGCACCCATTTGTCTCCCCATTCGGCAATCGTAAGGATACGGGTATTTATTCTTCATATTCAATATAATAACTATCCCCTTACAGTGACGACAACTTCAACTACCAGAATGTGGATATCCTGGGCTGGGGAACCCTGGGCTTTGCAGCCTCGAAGTCCAATACCCTCCAGAAGGCCACCTTGCTGACCATGGACAATGCGGTGTGTCGGAGTCAGTACAATTCCAGCATAGCTCCCAGTCAACTTTGCACCTACGATTCCACCGGACGAGGTCGTGACTCGTGTCAGTATGATTCTGGGGGTCCTGTGATCCTGCGACAGCGAGATCGTATGTTCCAACTGGGCGTGATCAGTTTCGGACGAGCCTGCGGGCAGCCATATAGCATTGGGGTCAATACCCGGATAACCTCGCACCTCAACTGGATGTGGCGCTACGTGGGCGGAGGCGTGTGTGTCCGTTAGGCACTATTTCTATTTACCAaggacactgagagaaatgtGTCAAGAAATCGGGGTTTCACAGACTGCTTTGTATTTGTAgctgaaatattttcaaataaacaaatcagACAAATTGCCTTTTATATTTTCCTTGAAGTGCATCcacatataatatatttttgatgtATATATCCACCACAGAGTCATTCCTTAACCGAACTCCTTGCAGTTGCCTTCAGGCATTTGTCGTCGTTGTCTTGAGTTTGGCAAAGTGTTGACAAAGGCcttaatttgcatttaaattaaaaagcaGTGACATGTTTCTGCCTACATTTAAACAACGAACAAGCTCTGCCGCTCCGCACTAACCAATCATGCCCCTCTGGCCATCAAAGGCCGCCAGGCATAGTTCTTTGTACGCAATAAAGTTTTATCAACTACTCTATTTTGTAGAGGGTATAATAATTAACATAAATTCTTTAaaagattatttaaataactaaaataataataataattttataggTATAACCTCATGCCTGTTAACTCTTTGAAACCTCTTACCAAATCCTATTTTTCAGAGAAAGGTATTTATTCTTCGTCTATCAAGACTCCTTTTTGTATATCCTTGTATAAGTCCTTGTATATCTTTGGTATTTATTGTAAAATTTCCAAACTCCACTCATAATTGTTGTTGTAATTGCGAACTAACTCAATTTTATGTCCTGCAATTGTTGTTATTTCCATTTGGAAATTGCGTTAAATTCAGTAGAGAACTTATCGAGACCCTCGGACTAGACTAACTGCAACGgatgaaaaattaataaatgctcATGTGACGATGGGAAATTGTGTTTTTGGTTTATGATTTCAGCATTTTTGCTTTGTTATTTAATTTGCCTGAAAGATTTGGCCAGCTCAAGTTGCAATCAAATTGAATTCCTTGTggtcataaataaattatactaTTTGCTTCAaccacaaatattttttatgtttccCCCCCTCATTTCCaacttgtatatttttttattttatttcttgttAGATTTTGTGAACACAGCAACCGAATGATATCAGTGTCAGTATTCtatgttttatttaaacaGTAACAAGTACTGGTTCATCAGTTTCCAAATTATTGTCCCTCATATAGAACCTAAATTTCGAGTAGCTCTAAGCGtccttatttattttgcaaatTTTATTACTTGTAACTTTTGGCCCTCAAAAcggaaaaatatatacaaaatttagttggttttaattttgtcaGTTTGGGCCAAATCTTATATAAGAAGCCAGAAAATAAGGATGCCAATATTCTCGAAGAATTTTCCATCGTTGCGCCAGTTAACCGCGGGCAGCACTCGTCGGGCCCTCACCACTGGATCCAGCTTGGAGCAGGCGGTCCTTCTGACCACCTCATCACTCACCAATAACACCAATCCCATCCGTAAGAACTGGCCAGCGCGTGAGGAGTCCTACGCCGCATATCAGCTACTCCGCCAGAAGCAATTGAAGCGCACCTGGAGCAGCCGTGCCACCTCCCACCTGGAAGCCACCAACATGTTTCGCTCAGTTAGCCGGTTGGACCACGCTGCCCCCCGCCGGATGCCAGGTATG
Coding sequences:
- the LOC6495447 gene encoding venom serine protease; this encodes MLNRYLISIVLLSPAVLAYFEGCDNTYNLSPGTVYVESPYYPNNYPAGTSCRYKFIAPLDHYIQVQCTIALPSNNGQCSTDNFWLDNEGDLLMRGAENFCGSGTFSRESLFTELVFAYISTGTKGGTFRCTLTTVKQNCNCGWSATSRIANGQSATANEFPSMVALKDVTSSQPSFCGGTIVAHRYILTAAHCVYQVTQATNVVAIAGTNNLLNPSSSRYYQQYNIQQMIPHEQYVSEPNVNNDIAVLVTASNILWSRGVGPICLPPVGTTASFSYEQVDVIGWGTLFFAGPTSSNLQKINLMVVNNPDCQSEYNGVANIYSSQMCTYDYSGTSRDSCQYDSGGPVILRKSKQFLLGVISFGKSCAETSYPMGVNTRVTSYISWIRQKIGNSNCVVTLQ
- the LOC6495448 gene encoding venom serine protease, translating into MMAGLKWSGFLALLLVSSAFGQQQCTRMYDLQPNRVLNITSANYPGALPSGSSCRFRLRAPSNHVIHLSCRFEVFPDTCGSEFLFISRDGDLQFRDAERYCRMGQITRVSNFQAMAFAYYSSRTFSQQRARLSCQAVARPVPCDCGWSFPVRIANGVEAAKHEYPSMVGLRDLTSNLPIFCGGSIVSDRYIMTAAHCTARQPVASRLLALVGEHDLSTASESMYAAQYRIQSIINHPGYSETTSGNINDISLLQTASRIEWSRGVAPICLPIRQSDDNFNYQNVDILGWGTLGFAASKSNTLQKATLLTMDNAVCRSQYNSSIAPSQLCTYDSTGRGRDSCQYDSGGPVILRQRDRMFQLGVISFGRACGQPYSIGVNTRITSHLNWMWRYVGGGVCVR